Sequence from the Deltaproteobacteria bacterium genome:
GGACATGATCACGGCAAATTCCTCTCCCCCGTAGCGTGCCACCATGTCGCCGGGACGATGAAAGGTTTGACTGATTGCCTCGGCCACCTGCTTGATGACAAAGCAGACCGCCGCCATGATGATCAAGGCTGTCCCGTAGAAGCAGCGGATATAGTCCTGCTGGTGAAAAAGAAAGCCTGTCATAAGAGAGTTATATGGAGAGCTCCATGTCCTGGTGTACGGCAAAGCACTCCAGCGAAGCCCTTTGTTCCTTGACGATCCGACGACAATCCGCCACGATTTCGTCTACGGCGGCATCAGATCTTTCCTGGTTATGATGGAATAAACCAAATTTTGTTACCTGGGCATCAATCGCCAATTGCAAGGCCTGCTTATAGACGGAATGCCCCCAGCCTCTGGTTATCCGGTAATCCTCCTCCCGATATTCCGCATCATGAACAAGGACATCGGCCTTATAAGAAAAGGCAACGTAATCTTCATAGGCCAAGCCGCCCGGGTGCCGATGACCAAGTTCGTTATCCGTAAGGAAGATAAAGTTTTTCCCATTTTCGAAAAATTTGTAGCCGATGCCTTGATTGGGATGACTCAGGGAAATCGTGGTTACTTGCACGGCCTGATGCGTAAAAATTGTATCGCAGGTTTCATGGTAATTAATGTCAGCTTTAAGATCGGAAAAATCAACGGGAAAATAGGGAGGGAGCATGATGTTGGCAATCATTTGCTTGATTGAAGTCTGGACAAAGGGACACCCGTACACGGCAATACTCGTCCCGGCCACATAGATCGGTTTGAAAAAAGGAAATCCCATGAGATGGTCCCAATGGGCGTGAGTAAAAAGCAAGGCGAAATGATTACGGTTTTCGGCTATCAAGCGGTTTCCCAATCTACGAATGCCGGAACCAGCGTCAATAACGATTATTTCATCATCCTTGGTCCTGATTTCCAAACAGGTGGTGTCTCCACCGTACTTCAAATATTCCCTGCCGGAAACGGGGATAGACCCGCGCGCGCCCCAGAAGCGAACAATCATTTTCATCCCCTCCAGAAAGAGTCGCTCACTTATAAATTATAAATCAGTCGTGGTCAAGTATTTCGAGCATAAAATCGCGTAATATCGTCAACTTTTGTTCAGCTTATCGTTCCAAGCGGTCAGATCGGGCTTAAATGCGGCCAGAAGCGGCGCTACGTCACCATCAATCGTAATGCCGTCAATGCGGTCATTCTGGGAGATGCTGTTTACCACCTGCATGTCCTCCTCCCCGACAATCGCCCCAAACACCGAGTGGTGGCCGTCGAGCCAGGGCGTGGGCACATGGGTAATAAAGAATTGACTGCCATTGGTGTTCGGGCCGGAATTGGCCATGGATAATATGCCCGGTCTGTCGTGGCGCAGTCCCGGGCTGAACTCGTCGCGGAACTTGTAGCCCGGTCCACCGGTTCCGGTGCCCTGCGGACATCCGCCCTGAATCATGAAGTCGCTGATAACGCGATGGAATTTAAGGTTGTTATAGAACCCGCGCTGGACCAGATTGACAAAATTGGCCACCGTAAGCGGTGCCTTATCTGCAAAAAGCTGCAAGCGGATAACGCCCTTGTTGGTCTTGATGATTGCCTCGATACCTCTGTTTTCTGACATGTTTTCCCCTTTTCCTAAGTTAATTTAATATTTTTGTCCGGATAGCCTAACGCCCACCGAGTCATTATAAGTCTTTGCACTATGCTGAAATTCAGCTATGTTGTCAAAACAAATCTCTATCTACAATTTAGTTTAAAAAACAAATTGCGATACAAAATTGTTTCTTTTATTCGCCTAAAATAAACAACCTATTTATAAATATATAATATATTCAATAATTTACTAATATATGTAATCTGGCATCCTATTTGCTCATTGAAAGCAAACAATTCCAGGGGAGGAAATAATTATGAATTCAGGTGATACAGCATGGGTTTTAATCTCGAGCGCGCTCGTTCTGCTGATGACCGTGGGGCTGGCCTTTTTCTACGGAGGCCTGGCGAGAAGGAAAAATGTCCTGTCCATCATCATGCAGTGCTTCATCATCATGTGCGTGATCAGCCTGCAATGGGTTCTTTACGGCTATTCGCTGGCTTTTGGACCCGATACTGGCCTCGGCATCATCGGAGGCCTGGCCTGGCTTGGCCTCCAGGGTGTGGGCGGGCAACCCAATGCGGACTACGCCGCCACGATACCCCACCAGGTTTTTATGATCTTTCAGGCCATGTTCGCGATTATCACCCCCGCGCTGATAATCGGGGCCTTTGCGGAAAGGATCAAGTTTTCTGCTTTTCTCTTATTTACCATCCTTTGGTCAACACTGGTCTACGATCCCCTTGCCCATTGGGTATGGGGCACAGGCGGGTGGCTGCGCGACCTGGGAGGCCTGGATTTTGCCGGCGGAATTGTCGTCCACGTCAGTTCCGGCGTTTCCGCGCTGGTCATGTGTATCTTGATCGGCAAAAGAATCGGTTCCGATAAGCAGGGCTACCGACCGCATAATCTGCCCTGGACGGTTATGGGAGCGGGCATGTTATGGTTTGGGTGGTTCGGATTCAACGCCGGCAGCGCGTTGGCCGCCAACGGCCTCGCCGCCAATGCCTTCGTCACTACCAATACGGCCACCGCCGCCGCCGGCCTTACCTGGGCCATCATCGAATGGCACAAGCATGGAGCGCCCACACTGCTCGGCACCGTAACGGGCGCCGTGGCCGGCATGGTAGCAATTACCCCTGCCTGCGGTTTCGTTTCTCCGCTGAACGCCATCTTCATCGGCATCATAGTCAGCGTTTTCTGTTTCTTTGCCATTACCCGGATAAAGGCCCGTTTCGGATATGATGATGCCCTCGATGTCTTCGGCGTACACGGTGTCGGCGGCATCTGGGGGACGATTGCCACGGGGCTATTCGCCGAAAAAGCTATTAACGCAGTCGGCGCCGACGGACTCTTTTTTGGTGGCCTGCATCAGTTTCTCGTTCAGGTATTGCTCGTAATTGTCGCGGCAACCTACGCGGTGGCAGTTACCTGGGTACTCTTCAAGCTCATAGATGCCCTGGTCGGCATGAGGGTGGAGAGAAAAGACGAGCTTATCGGTCTCGATTTGACGCAGCACAATGAATCGGCCTATACGGTACTGGAATAGGAGGAGGAAAATACCATGAAATTAATTATTGCGATAATTCAGCCCCATAAGCTTGACGAAGTGATCCACGCCCTGGAGGAGATAGATGTAAATTTACTGACCGTCACCAATGTCCTGGGACGGGGAAGACAAAAAGGCGTCACGGAGATTTATCGCGGGGCCAAAGAGGTGGGTACCCTGCTGAAAAAGGTCAAACTGGAAATCGCCGTGAACGAGGATTTCGTCGAACCAACCATCGGTGCCATCACCAAAGGGGCGCACACGGGTGAGATGGGCGACGGCAAAATCTTCGTGCTCGATCTGGGTGAATGCGTGCGCATCGGCACGGGCGAGCGGGGCGGCCCGGCAATAGGATAAACCGGAGGGTAAAGATAATAATTATGTCTCCTCCCCGGCCATCCTATGCGTGTTTAGTAAGATAAGAGTAGCTTTCTGATAGAAAGCAGTTATAATTAACCTATCAACGGGAAGAAAGAGGGAATATGATTGTCCGAAATATCAATGGTCCGGAAGCCATCGCCACAACCTATATAGCCCATGGGGGTGGCATGGCCAGGATGGTGCTGACGAGCAGCCTTCTCAAGAGCATGGAGTTTTTTGCCTACGCTGTCGTCCCATCCGGTAATGAACTGGAAGAGCATATTGACCCCGTGGAGGAGATATACTTTATCCTGTACGGCGGCGGTCTCATGAGAGTGGGTGAGGACGAACAGGAAGTCAAGGCCGGTGACGCCGTCTGGATTCCCGCCGGGGACAGACACGGCCTGAAAAACACGGGGACAGAGACCACCGCAATCATCGTCGTGGCTGCCTATCCTACGCGTTAGAACCAGACCTTGACGTGGTTGCCGAAGATGAGAATTCCGATTAAAACGGCTCCCACGGCGGAAATCAGCACCGCGGCGGCGGCAACATCCTTCGCCCGACCGATGAGCGGGTGGTGGGCAGGGTGAACGGCATCAGCGATGGCCTCCAGGGCAGTATTCATCCCTTCGGCAACCCAGACAATTATGATGGCAATTATCAGGAGACACCACTCCAGCCGCTGGAGATTGAGAGCGAGTCCCAGGACGAACACGGCCCCCGTAGCCGCCAAATGGATCCGGGCGTGGGGCTGAGAGCGGATCAAGAACGCCGCGCCCTTGATGGCACAAGCAAAACTGCTTATCCGTCTCTGCAGATAGGCGATCACGATTCCCCCTCTCTCAAGTTAATTTCAATATCGGTATAACATCAAAATCCCATAACGGTCGCCACTGACATCGGGTAGCAGCGCCAAAGGGCTATTCTTTTTCTTGTGATAACGGAGAACGGCGCGGGCGGTAAAATAGCCAACTGCGGCGCCAAGAAAGACATCTGAACTCCAATGTTCGTTGTCATTCACACGAGCCAGTGCCACCAGTGATGCCATCCCATAGGCCGCGGGAGCGACATAGGGGCCGTCACTCTCTCCGGCAACAACCGTTGCCAGGGCAAAGGCCGCGCTAACATGCTCGGAAGGAAAAGACAGGTTATCAGTTGATAATCCCGGTCCGTCCCAGCGGTTATACTGGTCGCCCGTATTCGGGCGATGCCTATGCCCGGCAATTTTGACTACCCCGGTGAAGACCCCGGCCAAAACGATGCTTTCTGCTCCTAACAGACCGATCCGTTTTGCTTTTTCGCTCTCCTGTACCTCCCCGTAGAGATAAATAAACCCGGCAGCCGGGAGAGTATACAGACCATTGCCGAAAGGTGTGAATACCTTGGCAAGGTCGTCGGTGGTCCTGTTCCTCCGCCTCTGCACCCAGTCCTTGAGATCCTGATCATAGGCATACAAGCCGGCTGTCACGGACAAGACCAAGGCCGCAGTGTACCACTCCCTGTCATCCCAGCGCACTGGAGAAGTCAGTATCTTGCCTGTATCGCCGACGTATCCCTTTAGATAACTCATGTCCAGCTTCAGGTCTGCGCCGGGAATCGCTTGAGGCCGTTCGCAATCCGACCGATCGGGGGAACAAATAGCCAGGTTATCTGCGGCCCATGAGGACGGAACGGAGAAAATGCCGGCCATACTTAGAAATAGAAGAAAAACAATGGCTTGACTACTTGGCCACCTATTCGACGGGAAGTTAGCTCCTTTCACCCTGCTTTTCATCTTAAGCCCGCTATGGTAGACTTGTCCGCACCGGGGTGGCGCTATCAACCGTTAGCCCGTTGCCAAGCTGACCATAAACATTGCTGCCCCATGCCCAGACCGTGCCGTCACCCGTTAAGGCGCCCTTCAAGGCTACCGAGCCTTCATAGCCAGCGGCAATATCCGTCACACCCGACAGGCCGCTTACCGCTACCGGGGTGGCGCTGTCAATCGCAACACCATTCGTAAGGCCATTACCAAGCTGACCCTTGTAGTTATTTCCCCATGTCCAGACCGTGCCATCGCTTTTCAGGGCCATAGTGTGGCCAAAGCCTGCGGCCACGGCTGTCACCCCCGAAAGTCCGTTTACCTGCACCGGGGTACTGCTCGGCTGAATGTTCCCGTTGCCAAGTTGACCAGTGGCATTATTCCCCCATGCCCAGACCGTGCCGTCATTCTTCAAGACCACTGTGTGATCATAACCGGCAGCGATGGCGGTCACCGTTCCAATAGACATTCCGCTGAGTCCTATTACCTGCACCGGGTTTTTTTTTAACGTCGCACTGCCATCGCCCAGCTGTCCACTACTATTATTCCCCCACGCCCAGACCGTGCCGTCGTTTTTCAGCGCCACGGTGTGACCGGAACCTGCCGCTATGGCTGTTATACTCGTCAGCCCACTTACCTGTACCGGGGTATTTCTTTGAGTCGTGCTCCCATCGCCCAACTGGCCATTAATGTTATTGCCCCATGCCCATACCGTGCCGTCGTTTTTCAGGGCCACGGTGTGGCTATCTCCTGCCGCTATGGCCGTCATACTCGACAACCCGTTTATCTGCGCCGGGGTGTTTCTTGACGCCATGCTCCCATCACCCAGTTGTCCATTGCTGTTATTGCCCCACGCCCAGACTGTGCCGTCGTTTTTCAGGGCCGCGGTGTGACCGGAGCCCGCCGCAACGGATATAATATCCGACAGCCCGCTAATCTGCACCGGGGTGTTTTTCGCCGTTACGCTCCCATCGCCCAGCTGCCCATTATTGTTATTGCCCCATGCCCAAACCGTACCGTCGTCCTTTGTATAAACCGTGTGGGTCGCCGTTGCCATCTTGCCAATAAAATGAACAGCAAAATCGAATCCCGTGCCGTCAATGCCGTTCAGCCAAGCAGGACGGAATAGCGGGCGAAAAGGTGATCCCGTCAATGTGGGCGTTATCGTGAACGTGCCGCCAGGCACTCCGCTAAAGGCATAATAACCATTTGAATCTGTCGTTACGCTCATTGAAGTGTCACCGGCCAGAATTACCGTTACGCCGGCCAGCGCTGACCCGGCGGACGTAATCCGGCCCGAAATGCTGTATGTCTTATCGCTGCCACTCCCACAACCTGAAAGCAGCAGCAGCAGCAGCACGCTTAACAGGCAACCATACATCGCCTCGAAAAGCTTATTGCACTTCAACGTGCTATTGTTTATCACAGCCAACATCTCCAATTAATTGCCTTTTATACAAAAAAGAAAATCTTTATCGCCGCTGATATTGGCAATACCAGCAAGAGACATCTTTCCCTTCGCTGCATTCATCTTTCCGGAAGTGAAGTTAATAATGCCATCTGTGTCTGTAGTGGCGCTACCAACAATTAAAACCCCGGCATTGTCAATAGTGACTGTCCCCCCGGTAAAGGAAACCGTCCCTCCCGTATCCGAACGTGTATAAGAGCCACCCGTTACATTTCCCGACGAGTCGAAGGTAATTGCGCCTCTGAGAGTGGCCTTTTTAGTGCTGTCAGTACCTTTGCTGCTGGCGCCATTGATGTACCACGTGCCGGACAAGTCTGCGGCGGTAAAAGTTCCTCCCGCTCGAATTGCCGTAACCAGGTCAAAATTAGAAGAATCGGTACCGGCAACAAAAAACATGATATCCTTATCATAGTAGTTCATCATACCTTGTTTTAAGGAAAGATCGGTGCCGGGGCTCGTGGCAACTAAACTTGTAGCGGGGTATGTGTCGTTCAATAATCCGTTGCCATCGATAGCAAAAAATCCCTTTCCCCCCGGTTCAGCAATAGTTGCCTTTATCCCATCGCTCGCGTTAGTCACCGTTATTAGACCATGATCACCGCCAGCACTAAATACATACCAGGTAGCGGCTAAATCTATAGATGAAAAACCTCCCGTTAGTCGAATTGCCGCAACCAGGTCATCTTCCCCATAATTTGTACTGAGAACAAAAAACATTATATTCTTTGATGCATCCATCTTGCCGGACCCGACATAAAAATTGACCCCCAGGTTGGTGGTGGCACTACCGCTTAATACTCCTGAGCTGTCAATGCCGAATAATCCTCCCGTGGTACTAGCTGATTGGTTATTAGAGCGGGTGAAAGACCCTCCTAAGACTACCTGTCCGAGTGAGTCAAGAATCAGCTTACCCCTAAGATTCCCGGCCACGATGTTTTCTGCAGGTGAAGCGCCGACGCTGGCGCCATTCGTCGCATAGAGGTACCAAGTACCGGATAGATCGGAAGTTATGAAAGGCGTCCCCGGCGTCGGCGCCGGAGCGGCATCATCCCCTCCTTTGCCACAAGCTGCGAGTTGCATAATCAACAGCAAGCACAAAAACAACACCTCAAAAAAATATTTCCTGTTTTTCATTTCTACCCCCTGAATAGTAACATATTAATTTTTATTAGTTTATTATAGATCAGGTACGTCTCTAACACGACTATCCGCATCAGGCACATCGTAACTGCGCGTACATATCACGTTCTCAATTGCTTTATCCATACATATTTACTTAGAGCATACTTTGCAAGTTATTTAAAGACCCCACTTCGACCTTGACAATTAATGGCGACTATGTTCTAAAGCAGCTCATAAAATTAGATGGGAGCAGTATATGAAGAAGAATTTAACGAATTTTTCCAATACCAAAAGAAAAAGGACGCACGGCTTTCTCGTGCGCATGGCCACCAAAGGGGGACGACTGGTCCTGAACAGACGACGGGCCAAAGGCAGGAAGAAACTGGCCGTTTAGCCGCAACAGAAGCAAAAAGAGAACCTCTATGCTCTTGGAAAGGCTCTTGTTACCATGGGAATAAATGCCTTTCGCCCGGATGAGAAGATTCGCAAGAGACTGGAATATTTGTCAATATATCAAAAGGGGACGAGGACTTACACGCACCACTTCACCATCGTCGCTCAGAAAAACGAGTTGGGATACGGAAGGTTAGGAATAACGGTTAGCAAGAAGGTCGGTGATGCCGTTCGTCGTAACAGGATAAAACGGCTGATAAGAGAGTTCTTCCGGTTGAATAAAACCTGGCTGGTCGCCTCTCGAGACATCGTCGTCATCGGCAAAAAGGGCATGCCCCGCCTGAGTTATCAGGATGTTTGCAAGGAATTAGCAGTCCTTGTGTCCAATTAAGGTCACCGAATAGAGAATGATTACCAGGATAGCAGGCAGGATTTTCATCTGCTCTATAAGGGTTTACCAGCTCTGTATTTCTCCCTTGCTAATACCTTGTTGCCGTTTTTATCCTACCTGTTCCGAATATGCCATCACTGCGATCAGACGCCATGGCCCGCTCAAGGGGTTGCTTTTCTCCGCCCGACGTATTTTTCGTTGTCACCCCTTCCATCCCGGTGGTTACGATCCAGTGAAATAAATTTGGCAACTACTTGAGGAGCCAGTCAATAAAAATCGGAGGAGTTTAATATAATGGATAAAAAGAGTATTCTCGCCATCGCTCTGTCATTTGCGGTCTTGTATATTTACCAGGCCTTTTTCGTTAAACCCCCGCCGCCGCCCAAGAAACCGGCAGCGACTCAAGAACAGGCCGCAACCGTCGCCGATAAAGGGACGATCAATGTGGTGGCCAGTCGCGCCGCAACTTCAATAAACGCGGTGCCCGCAGGCATCGTTTCCCTGCAACAGCGGCAAGGTATTGATGATAAAAATATTCCCCTGGAAACGGACGAATACAGCGCCGTCTTTTCCACCCGCGGCGCCGCCTTAAAATCGTTCCAGTTGAAAAAATACCGGACCAGCATTGATAAAAATGCCAAGCTTATCGAACTGGTAAAGACTAGAGCCGACCTTCCCGCCCCACTCACCGTCTCCTTTGGCGGGTCCGATTTCAACATTCCCGATAATGCTCTTTATGAAGCCCGGGGGGCGGCAAACGCCGCCCAGAACCCCGACGAGGGCGGACAATTAATATTTACCCTGGAATATCCCGGTCTCCTTAAGGTCGAAAAGATATACCGGTTTCATCGCGGAAAGTATAATTTCGACCTGGAAGTAAGGACCACCAACCTGACGAACAACGCGGTAAACCAGGTGACCAGCCTCAACTGGCACGAACTCATAGATCAGAATGCCAAACCGGATGAATATGGCCATGACGGACCGGTTTCCATGGTGGCTAAAAATATTGAGCGCGAAGATCTTAAGAAAATGGCGTCCTCCAAGACCATGGGACCTGATGTTTCCTGGGGAGGATTTGAAACTAAATATTTCATCGCCGCAATGATTCCCCAGACCCCTTCCCTGACCACGCTATCTCTGACCAAGGATGCCCAGAATACTGTCAGCGTGACTCTGAAATCGCCAAAAACCCTCATACCGCCGGGGCAAACGGGATCTAACAGCTACTCCCTTTATCTGGGCCCCAAGGACCACAGTCTCCTTTCGGCCAGTAACGCGGGGCTGGAAAACGCCATTGACTTCGGCGATTGGCTCAAGTGGCTCGCCATGCCCCTTTTGATCTCCCTTAAGTTTATCTATAATAACTTCATCCATAATTACGGGATCGCCATTATCCTGCTGACGTTAATTATCAAAATTATTTTCTGGCCGCTGGGCAACAAGAGCTATCGGTCCATGAAAGAAATGCAAAAGCTGCAACCCAAAATAGCCGAAATGCGCGAAAAATATAAAGACGATAAGGCCCGCATCAGCCAGGAGATGATGGCCCTTTACAAGTCTCACAAAGTTAACCCCCTGGGCGGCTGTCTCCCGATGGTTATCCAGATCCCCGTTTTTTTCGGCCTCTACAAGACGCTTCTTTTTGCCATCGAACTGCGTCACTCCCCCTTGATCTGGTGGATACAGGATCTCTCCGCTAAAGATCCCTATTACATTACCCCGATCATCATGGGGGCCACCATGTTTGTGCAACAGAAGATGACGCCTCCGGCGGGCGATCCGATGCAGGCCAAAATAATGCTTTTCATGCCGATCATTTTTACGGTGATGTTTTTGAATTTCCCCTCCGGACTGGTAATCTACTGGTTATTCAACAATATTATCAGCATCGGGCAGCAATATTACATCAATAAGCAACCCGCCTGAAACGGGACGAGGCAATGATATGCAAGTACTGGAATTTGAAGGTAAAACAATAGATGAAGCCATCGAGAGGGCCTGTAATGAATGGCAGGTTTCCCGCGGGAAACTTAACATAGAAATTATTGCGGAAGGAACTTCCGGATTTCTCGGTCTGCTGGGAGGCAAAAAAGCAAAGATCAAGGCCTCCTTGCTGTCCCTGGAGGAGGAGCTGAACAGCCCCGCGGTGAGATCGGAAACCCCGTCTCCGGTTAAAGCGGCGAAAATGCCGGCAGATTCATCCCCTAAGTCTCCCGCCGCACCTTTCCCGGAAACAGAACTAACCGAAGGTAAGACGGCCGCCCGCGCCAAGACGATCCTCGAGGGCATCCTGTCCCACATGAACCTTGATTGCCCGGTAACAACCCTGGAAACAGGAGAGAAAATCATCCTCAACATCACGGGTAATGGCGATGGACTGCTGATCGGTCGGCGCGGACAGAATCTTGACGCCCTGCAATACATCGTCAACAAGGCGGTGCATAAGTCCGGGAATGGCCGGAAGATGATCATCGTAGATACGGAATCTTATCGTCAGCGGCGGGAAGAATCACTGACCGAGCTCGCCGCCAAGATTGGCGAGAAGGTAAAAAAGACCAGGAAAGCGGTAACTCTTAACTATCTAAACGCCCACAATCGTCGCATTATCCATATGGCCTTGCAGGATGATTTGGGCATTACCACCAAGAGCCGGGGCGAAGGCGAATATCGAAAAATCATCATCGTGCCGGCAAATAAGGATTGACGTCGCCTTGGAAGATACTATCGCGGCTATCGCAACCCCGCTCGGCACGGGGGGCATCGGGATCATCCGCGTCAGTGGTTCCCAGGCGGAGGCCGTCGCCCGTTTGCTCTTCAAACCACGAAAACAATTGAATAATTTCGAGAGCCGACGTCTTTATCATGGGGATATTATCGCCCCTGACTCTGGCGAGCTGCTTGATGAAGTGCTTCTCACCCTGATGAAAAACCCCCACTCCTACACAGGCGAAGACACGCTGGAAATACATTGCCACGGCGGATACTTCATTCTGCAATCCGTCTTCAGCGCTGTAATTGCCGCCGGCTGTCGTCCGGCTGCGCCCGGTGAGTTTACGAAACGGGCTTTCCTGAATAATCGTCTCGATCTGGCGCAGGCGGAAGCCGTGCAGGATCTAATCATGGCTAAAACCCGGCGGGGGAGCGAGTTGGCCTTATCCCATCTCAAGGGTCGGCTGTCGAAAACAATTGACGATCTGCGCGGGCAGCTTGTCGCAGCGCTGGCCGGACTGGAAGCGGCCCTTGACTTCCCTGCCGACGAAATCTCCAGTGATTATAATATCCTGGCCTGTGCAGCCGACACCCTCACCAGTATCATCGGAAAGCTGCAAACCCTGCTGGCAACATATGAGCAGGGGAAGATCGTCCGCGACGGCGTTGACGTAGTGATCGCCGGCAAACCAAATGTGGGCAAATCGAGCCTCCTGAACAGCCTTTTGGGTGAAAAGAGGGCCATCGTCACACACTTGCCCGGCACCACCCGCGACTTTATCGAGGAATTCATCAATATCAACGGGTTGGCGGTAAAGCTTACCGACACTGCCGGCCTCAGGGCCGCTGAGAACATCATCGAAGCGGAAGGCATCGCACTGGTGCGGGAAAAACTTGCCACCGCCGATCTGGTTTTAGTGATCATAGACGGCAGCGCCGGCCTGACCGAGGAAGATCGAACGATCATGGCTGGGCTTCTTGGCCACAACCTCCTGTTGGTGGTTAACAAGAATGACCTTCCCCAGATGCTGGATATGCAACAAGTCCGGGCGATACTGCCGGAAGTAGATGTTTTACGCATATCGGCCAAATACGGTGACGGCCTGGATCAGCTTAAAGAGGCTATTCACCGCATCGTCCTTGGCGTTTCCGGCAACCGGCATACGGAGGTCATGATTGCCAATATCCGCCATAAAACCGCCCTGGAGAGAACAGTCGCCTTTCTATCTCAGGCCAGGGAAGGCGCCAAAAATAATCTTCCCCCCGAACTTGTGGCTATAGACCTCCGCGACGCCCTAACCAGCCTGAGTGAAATCGTCGCCAGAACGACAAACGAAGAAATCCTGCAGGAGATATTCTCCCGCTTCTGCGTCGGCAAGTAATTCCTGCCCCGCTGGGAAACTTCCAGAAAATATGGAGATATAATTTTACTTTTGAGAATTTTTCGGCTATCTTGGAAAGAGTGGGGAGACATAGAAAGGAGAGATGCTGATGGGCAAACTTAAAGAAGTGATTTTGGTCCTGGTCGTGCTGGTTTTAACCTCCGCAATTGCACATGCTGCGGAGAAGTGTGTCAACACGCAGGGCGAAGCCCTGATCATCAAAAGCGACGTCCCTTCGGCCAAGATGGAAGCCGTGGCCCGGGCCAAGTGGGCGGCGATTGAGCAGGTGGTAGGCACCGCCGTTAAGGCCCAGAGTTTTGTGCAGAACTTTATACTCGTCGAAGACGTAATGAAAACACAAGTTGCCGGAGTGGTAAGAAGTTATAAAGTCTTAAACGAGGCGAGTAAGGGTGAGACTCTTACTGTGAACATAAACGCCTGTGTCGAACCGGCCAAGGCCGAACAGGCGGTGTCCAGTTTAGCGCTGAATAGTTCCGTCGCGCTTTTCATACCAGCGCGGAAACCACGCGCCGGTAGAGGGGTAGATGAGTACCAGGAGACCAATATCCTCTCGGAAACCCTGATTGATAAAATCATCGGACAGGGCTACACAGTGACTGACGTTGCTCCCACCCAGACCATGGACGCTGCGGAGATAGAAAGGGCGGTAAAAAGCGGCAGCACCTTGGCCGTACGCAGCATGATGTACAAGTTCCTGTCCAACATCATCATCATCGGCAGTATAGACTATACCGTCTCGACGAGAAAAGGCGAAGACATCGGCTATGGTATCGCCATGCCTTTCAATAACGTTACCGTCCGGCTGAACTACCGGATCGTGGCAAAAAGCAGCAAAACCGGCAACATGGAAATCATTACGTCCGGAGTTGAAGAGGGCAAAGGCCTGGCGGGCAACGTGGAAGACGCGACGGCCAAGGGCATGACCAGCCTGACGGAAAAGGTAACTCCGAAGATTCTCGACAAGTTGGCCCAGTTTACCCAGAGTAATGTCA
This genomic interval carries:
- a CDS encoding carboxypeptidase regulatory-like domain-containing protein; translated protein: MINNSTLKCNKLFEAMYGCLLSVLLLLLLSGCGSGSDKTYSISGRITSAGSALAGVTVILAGDTSMSVTTDSNGYYAFSGVPGGTFTITPTLTGSPFRPLFRPAWLNGIDGTGFDFAVHFIGKMATATHTVYTKDDGTVWAWGNNNNGQLGDGSVTAKNTPVQISGLSDIISVAAGSGHTAALKNDGTVWAWGNNSNGQLGDGSMASRNTPAQINGLSSMTAIAAGDSHTVALKNDGTVWAWGNNINGQLGDGSTTQRNTPVQVSGLTSITAIAAGSGHTVALKNDGTVWAWGNNSSGQLGDGSATLKKNPVQVIGLSGMSIGTVTAIAAGYDHTVVLKNDGTVWAWGNNATGQLGNGNIQPSSTPVQVNGLSGVTAVAAGFGHTMALKSDGTVWTWGNNYKGQLGNGLTNGVAIDSATPVAVSGLSGVTDIAAGYEGSVALKGALTGDGTVWAWGSNVYGQLGNGLTVDSATPVRTSLP
- the rpmH gene encoding 50S ribosomal protein L34; the protein is MKKNLTNFSNTKRKRTHGFLVRMATKGGRLVLNRRRAKGRKKLAV
- the rnpA gene encoding ribonuclease P protein component; translated protein: MGINAFRPDEKIRKRLEYLSIYQKGTRTYTHHFTIVAQKNELGYGRLGITVSKKVGDAVRRNRIKRLIREFFRLNKTWLVASRDIVVIGKKGMPRLSYQDVCKELAVLVSN
- the yidD gene encoding membrane protein insertion efficiency factor YidD codes for the protein MITRIAGRIFICSIRVYQLCISPLLIPCCRFYPTCSEYAITAIRRHGPLKGLLFSARRIFRCHPFHPGGYDPVK
- the yidC gene encoding membrane protein insertase YidC yields the protein MDKKSILAIALSFAVLYIYQAFFVKPPPPPKKPAATQEQAATVADKGTINVVASRAATSINAVPAGIVSLQQRQGIDDKNIPLETDEYSAVFSTRGAALKSFQLKKYRTSIDKNAKLIELVKTRADLPAPLTVSFGGSDFNIPDNALYEARGAANAAQNPDEGGQLIFTLEYPGLLKVEKIYRFHRGKYNFDLEVRTTNLTNNAVNQVTSLNWHELIDQNAKPDEYGHDGPVSMVAKNIEREDLKKMASSKTMGPDVSWGGFETKYFIAAMIPQTPSLTTLSLTKDAQNTVSVTLKSPKTLIPPGQTGSNSYSLYLGPKDHSLLSASNAGLENAIDFGDWLKWLAMPLLISLKFIYNNFIHNYGIAIILLTLIIKIIFWPLGNKSYRSMKEMQKLQPKIAEMREKYKDDKARISQEMMALYKSHKVNPLGGCLPMVIQIPVFFGLYKTLLFAIELRHSPLIWWIQDLSAKDPYYITPIIMGATMFVQQKMTPPAGDPMQAKIMLFMPIIFTVMFLNFPSGLVIYWLFNNIISIGQQYYINKQPA
- a CDS encoding protein jag, which translates into the protein MQVLEFEGKTIDEAIERACNEWQVSRGKLNIEIIAEGTSGFLGLLGGKKAKIKASLLSLEEELNSPAVRSETPSPVKAAKMPADSSPKSPAAPFPETELTEGKTAARAKTILEGILSHMNLDCPVTTLETGEKIILNITGNGDGLLIGRRGQNLDALQYIVNKAVHKSGNGRKMIIVDTESYRQRREESLTELAAKIGEKVKKTRKAVTLNYLNAHNRRIIHMALQDDLGITTKSRGEGEYRKIIIVPANKD